A genome region from Ralstonia solanacearum K60 includes the following:
- a CDS encoding SWIM zinc finger family protein, with translation MPELFDVMTLAKLTSMADSKTFARGKAYFIDGAVGRLGERKGVVHAEVQGTYRYRVELGVAQDGSLDYQCNCPVGDDGVFCKHAVAVALSWLENNGEEVFRADDAEPAKPRRKRKTYSEQIQDYLATLDVPALQGWLMDAVERDRGLRDRLLLQAKSERAGGLAEMKAAVRQACTVSRFLDWREAGSYGDNLAHLAQLMHQWLRGPNAHHVVELAELAIASAEHSLEQIDDSNGEVMPSILQLAEVHLRACEQTRPDAVQLAERLFRFQTEGDWDTFLDILPRYRAALGEAGLARYRGLVESAWDALPALQGERASRRAWDGRRFRLEEAMTVLADLDGDIDAWVRIKAKDLSGPHRYLQIAQALCQHGRSGDALAWAERGLQACGHAPELLTFCIQEALNRGDSIKADVLAWERFAPHPSASAFAALMAVARQTGSQPLVRQRALQHLWQQVEHEEKATKRQRGFWRVPARDEIVSIFLAEGDIDAAWSAFNGGPVATALWQPMAAARAKTHPHEAIALYHRLLPVVVEEGTRNARYESAFEIVHAIQQLRLAQAEHAAFADELADIKAAYRAKRNFMRLLVSLT, from the coding sequence ATGCCTGAACTGTTTGATGTCATGACATTGGCCAAGCTGACTTCGATGGCCGATTCGAAGACGTTTGCCCGCGGCAAGGCCTATTTCATCGACGGTGCCGTCGGCCGGCTGGGAGAGCGCAAGGGTGTTGTTCATGCAGAAGTGCAAGGCACCTACCGCTACCGCGTTGAGCTGGGCGTGGCGCAGGACGGCAGCCTGGACTACCAGTGCAATTGCCCGGTGGGCGACGATGGCGTCTTCTGCAAGCACGCCGTGGCGGTCGCGCTGTCGTGGCTCGAGAATAATGGCGAGGAAGTCTTTCGTGCCGACGACGCTGAACCTGCCAAGCCGCGCCGCAAGCGCAAGACCTACAGCGAACAGATACAGGACTACCTGGCGACACTGGACGTACCGGCACTGCAAGGGTGGCTCATGGACGCGGTGGAGCGGGACCGGGGCTTGCGAGACCGGCTACTGCTGCAGGCCAAGTCCGAGCGTGCCGGTGGTCTGGCAGAGATGAAAGCCGCCGTGCGCCAGGCTTGCACAGTGTCACGCTTCCTGGATTGGCGCGAGGCCGGCAGCTACGGCGACAACCTTGCGCATCTTGCGCAACTGATGCACCAGTGGCTGCGAGGCCCTAACGCGCACCATGTCGTGGAATTGGCCGAGCTGGCGATCGCGAGCGCCGAGCACAGCCTGGAGCAGATCGACGACTCGAATGGCGAGGTGATGCCGTCCATTCTGCAGCTCGCCGAGGTGCACCTGCGCGCTTGCGAACAAACGCGGCCGGATGCCGTGCAGCTTGCGGAACGGCTGTTCCGTTTCCAGACCGAGGGGGACTGGGATACCTTCCTGGACATCCTGCCGCGGTACCGTGCCGCGTTGGGGGAAGCCGGGCTGGCGCGGTATCGAGGGTTGGTGGAAAGCGCATGGGATGCCCTGCCCGCATTGCAGGGTGAGCGCGCGAGCCGAAGGGCATGGGATGGCCGGCGTTTTCGACTCGAAGAGGCCATGACGGTGCTTGCTGACCTGGATGGCGACATTGACGCATGGGTCCGCATCAAAGCAAAGGACCTGTCGGGGCCGCATCGATATCTGCAGATTGCGCAAGCGCTGTGCCAGCACGGGCGTTCCGGGGATGCGCTGGCCTGGGCAGAGCGCGGTCTGCAGGCGTGCGGCCACGCCCCGGAGCTATTGACCTTCTGCATTCAGGAAGCGCTGAATCGGGGGGATTCCATCAAGGCGGATGTCTTGGCGTGGGAACGCTTTGCGCCGCATCCGAGCGCATCCGCGTTCGCGGCCCTGATGGCGGTGGCACGGCAGACCGGCAGTCAGCCGCTGGTTCGCCAACGCGCCTTGCAGCACTTGTGGCAGCAGGTCGAGCACGAAGAGAAGGCGACCAAGAGGCAGCGCGGGTTCTGGCGAGTTCCGGCGCGAGACGAAATTGTCTCCATCTTCCTTGCAGAGGGTGACATCGATGCGGCGTGGAGCGCATTCAATGGCGGTCCCGTGGCAACGGCGCTCTGGCAGCCGATGGCGGCGGCCCGCGCCAAGACGCATCCGCACGAAGCGATCGCGCTCTATCACCGGCTGCTGCCCGTCGTGGTGGAGGAGGGGACACGCAACGCCCGCTACGAGTCGGCGTTCGAGATCGTTCACGCGATTCAGCAGCTTCGGCTGGCACAGGCGGAGCATGCCGCATTTGCCGACGAGCTTGCCGATATCAAAGCGGCCTATCGCGCTAAGCGCAACTTCATGCGGTTGCTGGTCAGTCTGACGTAA
- the queG gene encoding tRNA epoxyqueuosine(34) reductase QueG, whose translation MSGTPTSLPEPGLDARLPADEAGMAALVAQIRSWGTGLGFDAIRIADVDLSHAEDGLRTWLAQGFHGDMDYMANHGMLRARPAELVAGTVRAIVARMPYVPHPGAAAPAGSDWRAIEWGRLRRPEDATISLYARGRDYHKVLRQRLQKLAEHIASAVGPYGYRVFTDSAPVLEVALATNGGLGWRGKHTLLLDRDAGSMFFLGEILIDLPLPVDPPATPRCGHCTRCIDVCPTQAIVAPYVVDARRCISYLTIEHKGAIPVELREAMGNHVYGCDDCQLVCPWNKFAVHASLPDFDVRNGFDAVTLVDLFGWTEDEFNQRLEGSPIRRIGHERWLRNIAVALGNALRALLPASSRARLLAALQARADDPSPLVREHVAWALAQVQP comes from the coding sequence ATGTCCGGAACCCCCACGTCATTGCCCGAACCGGGCCTCGATGCGCGCCTGCCCGCCGATGAGGCCGGGATGGCCGCGCTTGTCGCGCAGATCCGTTCCTGGGGTACCGGGCTCGGCTTCGACGCCATCCGCATCGCCGACGTCGACCTGTCGCACGCCGAAGACGGACTGCGGACGTGGCTTGCGCAGGGGTTTCACGGTGACATGGATTATATGGCGAACCATGGCATGCTCCGCGCACGTCCGGCGGAGCTTGTTGCCGGAACGGTACGCGCCATCGTCGCGCGAATGCCGTATGTGCCACATCCCGGCGCGGCCGCGCCCGCCGGCAGCGACTGGCGCGCCATCGAATGGGGCCGTCTGCGCCGCCCCGAAGACGCCACCATCTCGCTCTACGCGCGCGGCCGCGATTACCACAAGGTGCTGCGCCAGCGCCTGCAGAAACTGGCCGAGCACATCGCCTCCGCGGTCGGGCCCTACGGCTACCGCGTCTTCACCGATTCCGCGCCGGTGCTGGAAGTCGCGCTGGCGACCAACGGAGGGCTGGGCTGGCGCGGCAAGCACACGCTGCTGCTGGACCGCGACGCCGGCTCGATGTTCTTCCTCGGCGAGATCCTGATCGACCTGCCGCTGCCGGTGGACCCGCCCGCCACGCCCCGCTGCGGCCACTGCACGCGCTGCATCGACGTCTGCCCCACGCAGGCCATCGTCGCGCCCTACGTGGTGGATGCGCGCCGCTGCATCTCGTATCTGACCATCGAGCACAAGGGCGCGATTCCCGTCGAACTGCGCGAGGCGATGGGCAACCACGTGTACGGCTGCGACGACTGCCAGCTGGTGTGCCCCTGGAACAAGTTCGCCGTGCACGCCAGCCTGCCGGACTTCGATGTGCGCAACGGCTTCGATGCCGTGACGCTGGTCGACCTGTTCGGCTGGACCGAAGACGAATTCAACCAGCGGCTGGAAGGCAGCCCGATCCGCCGCATCGGCCACGAGCGCTGGCTGCGCAATATCGCCGTGGCGTTGGGCAATGCGCTGCGCGCGCTGCTGCCCGCGTCATCGCGTGCGCGGCTGCTGGCCGCGCTGCAAGCGCGCGCGGATGATCCTTCGCCGCTGGTGCGGGAGCACGTGGCGTGGGCGCTGGCCCAAGTTCAACCTTAG
- the tsaE gene encoding tRNA (adenosine(37)-N6)-threonylcarbamoyltransferase complex ATPase subunit type 1 TsaE, translating into MPPVPIAAAFAGSTEPLAERTVPLVDEAATAAFGAALAQAVRALGPRPVQVQLSGDLGAGKTTLSRAILHGLGHTGRVRSPTYTLVEPYEVPGTSGMLKVYHFDLYRFADPEEWTDAGFRDCFAEPALCLVEWPEKAQALLGTPDLHIALAVDTVHETYDDGVEHAPRLARLTARTPTGLQLLQLLLPC; encoded by the coding sequence ATGCCCCCTGTGCCCATCGCTGCCGCCTTCGCCGGCTCGACTGAACCGCTCGCCGAGCGCACCGTACCGCTCGTCGACGAAGCTGCTACCGCCGCCTTCGGCGCGGCCCTCGCGCAGGCCGTGCGGGCGCTGGGGCCGCGGCCCGTGCAGGTGCAGCTCTCGGGCGACCTGGGCGCGGGCAAGACCACGCTGTCGCGCGCCATCCTGCACGGCCTCGGCCACACCGGCCGTGTGCGCAGCCCCACCTATACGCTGGTCGAACCCTACGAGGTGCCCGGAACCTCCGGCATGCTGAAGGTCTATCACTTCGACCTGTACCGCTTCGCCGATCCCGAGGAATGGACCGACGCGGGCTTCCGCGATTGTTTTGCCGAGCCCGCGTTGTGCCTGGTCGAATGGCCCGAGAAAGCGCAGGCGCTGCTCGGCACGCCCGACCTGCACATCGCCCTGGCGGTCGACACGGTGCACGAAACCTACGACGACGGCGTTGAACACGCACCCCGCCTCGCGCGCCTGACCGCTCGCACGCCGACCGGCCTTCAACTGTTGCAACTGCTGCTCCCATGCTGA